Proteins from a single region of Xenopus laevis strain J_2021 chromosome 9_10S, Xenopus_laevis_v10.1, whole genome shotgun sequence:
- the dus1l.S gene encoding uncharacterized protein LOC432319 (The RefSeq protein has 1 substitution compared to this genomic sequence), producing the protein MDFWNNTLQSACYVLAPMVDQSELAWRLLSRRHGVQLCYTPMLHAQVFVRDANYRKENLYCEVCPEDRPLIVQFCANDPEVFVQAALLAQDYCDAIDLNLGCPQMIAKRGHYGSFLQDEWDLLEKMIQLAHQKLSVPVTCKIRVFPEIEKTVEYAKMLEKAGCQLLTVHGRTKEQKGPLTGIASWEHIKAVRNAVIIPVFANGNIQYLNDVERCMRETAVQGVMSAEGNLHNPALFEGRNPVVWEMAEEYLDLVRQFPCSLSFVRAHLFKLWHHTLQIHQELREELAKAKTLEGVIVVNQNLKLKCQQEACKFGEVATGDLPLPHWICQPYVRPLPKDPGKEESGVRGKRALEKEEDTNTEHLSKNKQKKKLRNPNKSFDPSIKPKYAKCEQCGNPKGNKCVFHLCRSCCKKKAFRELADCAGHGLFFKTKYEKSLHCKSVQNVEVPETDQTESKILQPLPEIKA; encoded by the exons ATGGACTTCTGGAATAACACCCTGCAGAGCGCCTGCTATGTCCTGGCCCCTATGGTGGATCAGAGTGAGCTAGCATGGAGGCTGCTGAGTCGGCGACATGGAGTCCAATTGTGCTATACTCCCATGCTGCATGCTCAGGTGTTTGTCCGGGATGCCAACTATCGCAAGGAAAACCTTTACTGTGAGGTGTGCCCGGAGGATAGGCCTCTTATTGTCCAG ttttgtgcaAATGACCCAGAAGTATTTGTTCAGGCGGCCTTACTGGCTCAGGATTATTGTGATGCCATTGACTTGAATCTGGGCTGCCCTCAAATGATTGCCAAAAGAG GTCATTATGGGTCTTTCCTACAAGATGAATGGGATCTTCTGGAAAAGATGA TTCAGCTGGCACACCAGAAACTTTCGGTTCCGGTCACCTGCAAAATCCGGGTTTTCccagaaattgaaaaaactgtGGAATATGCAAAAATGTTGGAGAAGGCTGGCTGTCAG CTGCTCACTGTTCATGGCCGCACCAAAGAGCAGAAAGGTCCTCTTACCGGTATTGCTTCCTGGGAACACATAAAGGCTGTAAG GAATGCTGTGATTATCCCTGTTTTTGCAAATGGAAACATTCAGTACCTTAATGATGTAGAAAGATGTATGCGAGAGACAGCAGTACAGGGTGTAATGAGCGCAG AGGGGAACCTTCATAATCCAGCCTTGTTTGAAGGCAGGAATCCTGTCGTTTGGGAGATGGCTGAGGAATATTTAGATTTAGTACGGCAATTTCCCTGCTCCTTATCATTTGTGAGAGCACACCTCTTCAAGCTCTGGCATCACAC ATTGCAAATCCATCAGGAGCTTCGTGAAGAACTGGCAAAGGCTAAAACACTCGAAGGTGTCATAGTAGTCAACCAGAATTTAAAGCTGAAGTGCCAG CAAGAAGCATGTAAGTTTGGAGAGGTGGCTACTGGTGATTTGCCATTACCACACTGGATCTGCCAGCCTTATGTTCGCCCACT ACCAAAAGACCCTGGTAAAGAGGAGAGTGGAGTTCGGGGAAAGCGGGCACTTGAGAAGGAGGAAGACACAAATACAGAGCTTCTTTCAAAAAACAAGCAGAAGAAGAAGCTGCGCAATCCTAACAAAAGCTTTGATCCATCCATAAAac CTAAATATGCAAAATGTGAACAGTGTGGAAACCCAAAG GGCAATAAGTGTGTGTTTCATCTGTGCCGCAGCTGCTGCAAGAAGAAAGCATTCAGGGAGTTAGCAGACTGTGCAG
- the dus1l.S gene encoding uncharacterized protein LOC432319 isoform X1, which produces MRLLPVEIPGSGSSTTTKLQGMDFWNNTLQSACYVLAPMVDQSELAWRLLSRRHGVQLCYTPMLHAQVFVRDANYRKENLYCEVCPEDRPLIVQFCANDPEVFVQAALLAQDYCDAIDLNLGCPQMIAKRGHYGSFLQDEWDLLEKMIQLAHQKLSVPVTCKIRVFPEIEKTVEYAKMLEKAGCQLLSHRVYFVLQLLTVHGRTKEQKGPLTGIASWEHIKAVRNAVIIPVFANGNIQYLNDVERCMRETAVQGVMSAEGNLHNPALFEGRNPVVWEMAEEYLDLVRQFPCSLSFVRAHLFKLWHHTLQIHQELREELAKAKTLEGVIVVNQNLKLKCQQEACKFGEVATGDLPLPHWICQPYVRPLPKDPGKEESGVRGKRALEKEEDTNTELLSKNKQKKKLRNPNKSFDPSIKPKYAKCEQCGNPKGNKCVFHLCRSCCKKKAFRELADCAGHGLFFKTKYEKSLHCKSVQNVEVPETDQTESKILQPLPEIKA; this is translated from the exons ATGAGGCTGCTGCCGGTGGAGATACCCGGGAG CGGCAGCAGCACCACCACTAAGCTGCAGGGCATGGACTTCTGGAATAACACCCTGCAGAGCGCCTGCTATGTCCTGGCCCCTATGGTGGATCAGAGTGAGCTAGCATGGAGGCTGCTGAGTCGGCGACATGGAGTCCAATTGTGCTATACTCCCATGCTGCATGCTCAGGTGTTTGTCCGGGATGCCAACTATCGCAAGGAAAACCTTTACTGTGAGGTGTGCCCGGAGGATAGGCCTCTTATTGTCCAG ttttgtgcaAATGACCCAGAAGTATTTGTTCAGGCGGCCTTACTGGCTCAGGATTATTGTGATGCCATTGACTTGAATCTGGGCTGCCCTCAAATGATTGCCAAAAGAG GTCATTATGGGTCTTTCCTACAAGATGAATGGGATCTTCTGGAAAAGATGA TTCAGCTGGCACACCAGAAACTTTCGGTTCCGGTCACCTGCAAAATCCGGGTTTTCccagaaattgaaaaaactgtGGAATATGCAAAAATGTTGGAGAAGGCTGGCTGTCAG CTTTTATCTCACAGGGTATATTTTGTCCTTCAGCTGCTCACTGTTCATGGCCGCACCAAAGAGCAGAAAGGTCCTCTTACCGGTATTGCTTCCTGGGAACACATAAAGGCTGTAAG GAATGCTGTGATTATCCCTGTTTTTGCAAATGGAAACATTCAGTACCTTAATGATGTAGAAAGATGTATGCGAGAGACAGCAGTACAGGGTGTAATGAGCGCAG AGGGGAACCTTCATAATCCAGCCTTGTTTGAAGGCAGGAATCCTGTCGTTTGGGAGATGGCTGAGGAATATTTAGATTTAGTACGGCAATTTCCCTGCTCCTTATCATTTGTGAGAGCACACCTCTTCAAGCTCTGGCATCACAC ATTGCAAATCCATCAGGAGCTTCGTGAAGAACTGGCAAAGGCTAAAACACTCGAAGGTGTCATAGTAGTCAACCAGAATTTAAAGCTGAAGTGCCAG CAAGAAGCATGTAAGTTTGGAGAGGTGGCTACTGGTGATTTGCCATTACCACACTGGATCTGCCAGCCTTATGTTCGCCCACT ACCAAAAGACCCTGGTAAAGAGGAGAGTGGAGTTCGGGGAAAGCGGGCACTTGAGAAGGAGGAAGACACAAATACAGAGCTTCTTTCAAAAAACAAGCAGAAGAAGAAGCTGCGCAATCCTAACAAAAGCTTTGATCCATCCATAAAac CTAAATATGCAAAATGTGAACAGTGTGGAAACCCAAAG GGCAATAAGTGTGTGTTTCATCTGTGCCGCAGCTGCTGCAAGAAGAAAGCATTCAGGGAGTTAGCAGACTGTGCAG